Within the Nicotiana tabacum cultivar K326 chromosome 11, ASM71507v2, whole genome shotgun sequence genome, the region AATACTTTAGTATTGATTCGAATGGTTAACTTTTTTTAACAAATACCTATTATTCCATCTGTCTCAATTTATATGAAAGCATGATGTTTAAGAAATAAAGGAACACTTTTGAATATGATCTAAAATAAACCATATAAATTTGTATAGTTAGAAATCAGGGGAAAAAATTACTCTTAAAATTTTCACCACTTCCCTGCAAAAGTTACAAATTCTTCCGAATCCAATACAGCATGGACCCCACATTTCCCTACCGTTGCACCAATAAGCAGAAATATCAGTATCAAATTATACCTAGATATTCTAACTATCCCTCACATGCCCTACCTCAGTATACTCTCTCACCCCCACACCATTTAACTCCAAAATCCCCATTTCTCTTTTTTAACTCTTCCAAAGCTTCTTCTCCACACTCTCCAATGGCGGAATACGACGCCGTAACCACCACCAACCACCACCCAAATCTCATCCAAAAAGAAACAGCTCTACAAGCTATCAACACCATAATCCAACTCCATTTCGAAAAAACCCTCGAGAAAAAAAGAGCCGTAGACTTACAAAAAAAAGAACTTTGGAGAATGTTTCAGCTGTTCTTCCTTTTCTTGGCTTTAGTCTTTTTGGGTCAAGCTCTTTCCCCTAAGCTCCAATGCCGCCATTGTTGGATACCCATTGGGCTTCTTTCTTTAGCCCATCTGATTTTTTATGTATCTGTGGCTCAAACTTTGAGATGCATTAATGGGTTTAAGTACCAAAGGAGATGTCATAAGCTGACATTGGGTTTGGCTACTGAAAGGCTAAGGCAATTGAAGATGAGAATTGGGAATGGTGGGGTTGAGGAAATTGGGGATGAATTTGAGATACATTATCAAGAACCACCAGAGAGTTATTTTGGTAAGTTTAAGAGGAATTGGGCTTTGCATTTTGGGTTCTTGATTTTCATTTATGGGTTCATGGTTTCTTCCTCTGTTGTAATCCTTTGTTTCTAATTAGGAGTGAACTCCACTCAATTATCTAGAGTTTGGTTGAGGGGTAGATTGTGGAAATTTTGGTTAGGGTGGGGCGGAACAATTTTGAGAATTAATGGAAAATATTCTTGCATCTTTTACAAAATTGATTGAAGTTTTATGGTTTTGATTCTTTTGGCCTGTTTATCAAAACTGTGGATGTGCGTGCTATATATAATATATGCGGACGTGTACAGTTTTGTTTTGTATGCTTGTATTACTAGATTTCTATCGTGCCATCTAGTCTAGGGTAGTAAAATACCTAGGGGCCATTTGGTAGGAGGTATATGAATAGTGTTGAATATAATGTATTAATATTGTTTGGattagttatgctgagattaTTTCTTACAATTATTTGGTTTGGTGCATTAAAGCatgcataatttttttaaaaatggctgAATACATATGGAGACACTTAAAATTGACACGatttttcatttagacacctAAACTCAAGGGTGTTCTTATTGAGCACTTATACTACTTCGAAACCTATTCCAATTAAGCACTTCTTGCTGAGTTGACACATAAAGTTAGTTTCACCCGATATAGGCGCGTGAAGAcccaaaaaatagatttttttttatttccttcttctACTCCCTCAAAAACAAAACAGATCTGCCAGTTGTCTCTTCACTGTCGGAATCCGGCGAGAGAAACCGGCAGCCTCATCCTCCCCAAAAAACCAACGAGCCcccctcttcttcttcaactctaaGAAACCAGCCGCACCCCATCTCCTCATCTCCAGCCGCCGCCGCAACAAACCAGGCTGCTCTAAGAGATTTCTGACCACCACGCTGCCGCTGGACTTCATCGCCGGAGGCTAACAACCCATCTGCAAGACCATAGCCGCCAGAACTCCAACCCAGCCGCCTCTTCATCTTGCTCAGGTCATCGCTAGCCGGAGAGAAGCAACCGCACCCCCTTCTTTCTCTCCACCATtgattaaaactgaaatgaaaaaGGATGAAATTGTTGAAATTTTGTTGCACTGAATTGGGTATCAAGACGCGTTCTATTCCGTGGATTATTCCGTCCGGTTTAATGATATCATCTGGGCGAGTGAGAATCATGTGGAAGAGGAGAAGCTTTTGGAGGGATTTGAGGGTTCAAGCAAGAAATTGTTGAAATCTTGTTGCAGAGACTGCGACTAAATGAAAGCCACCATTAATGGGGTCTTTAAAAAGCTTGAAGGTTTAAAATGGGTTACTTGATTTGATGAAAGTTTGGAAAATTAATATTGGGATTGTCTTCGGGTCGTCGCGGGGAATCTTTAGATGAAGTTATAACAAATTTGGAGGAGTTTCTcttaaaaatttggattaaaatcGTGCTTGGAACAA harbors:
- the LOC107818767 gene encoding uncharacterized protein LOC107818767, with the protein product MDPTFPYRCTNKQKYQYQIIPRYSNYPSHALPQYTLSPPHHLTPKSPFLFFNSSKASSPHSPMAEYDAVTTTNHHPNLIQKETALQAINTIIQLHFEKTLEKKRAVDLQKKELWRMFQLFFLFLALVFLGQALSPKLQCRHCWIPIGLLSLAHLIFYVSVAQTLRCINGFKYQRRCHKLTLGLATERLRQLKMRIGNGGVEEIGDEFEIHYQEPPESYFGKFKRNWALHFGFLIFIYGFMVSSSVVILCF